The Acidicapsa acidisoli genome contains a region encoding:
- a CDS encoding MBL fold metallo-hydrolase → MEPVRVERFFLGCLAHASYMVGSENVAAVIDPQRDVDIYLEAAAARGWKIEHIIETHVHADFVSGHRELAERTGARIYLGADSGAQFPHLAVSDGDEIHFGQCSLQILQTPGHTIESICIAMRDRGLPERPAIVFTGDTLFVGDVGRPDLSPNHTPQQLAAALYRSLHEKLLTLPDDTEIYPAHGAGSLCGRNMSSESSSTIGKQRQSNYALLAKTSEEFIHLLTDNLSAAPEYFAKEVDLNRKGASSLSRLPALTPLSAEDALRLQEMGAVVVDTRPVTQFAAAHVPGSIHIALTGQYASWAARILGLGTTLILVGEDLEQVRESQLRLARVGIETVVGYLEDGIAGWVRSGNTLDSIPQVAAKDLEELLQQMPEQITVLDVRESAEAETGSIESPIHIPLGKLLSRTEKLDPEKLVVVYCRSGYRSSIATSLLRRVGFRKIANLIGGFDAWKAAGLPSAIPTGVGV, encoded by the coding sequence ATGGAACCAGTGCGGGTAGAACGATTCTTTCTTGGATGTCTGGCACACGCATCGTACATGGTTGGGTCAGAAAACGTGGCAGCCGTCATTGATCCCCAGCGCGACGTGGATATTTATCTTGAAGCTGCCGCTGCCAGGGGCTGGAAGATCGAACACATTATCGAAACCCATGTCCACGCCGACTTTGTGTCGGGACATCGGGAACTTGCGGAGCGAACCGGAGCGCGAATCTACCTCGGTGCGGACTCCGGTGCGCAATTTCCCCATCTGGCGGTCAGCGACGGAGACGAGATTCATTTCGGCCAATGCAGCCTGCAGATACTGCAGACGCCGGGCCATACCATCGAAAGCATCTGCATTGCGATGCGGGATCGTGGTTTGCCGGAACGGCCTGCCATCGTGTTTACGGGAGACACCCTCTTCGTGGGCGATGTGGGTCGCCCGGACCTCTCACCCAATCACACGCCGCAGCAACTTGCAGCCGCTCTGTACCGCAGTCTTCATGAAAAACTGCTGACGCTTCCCGATGACACCGAGATTTATCCGGCCCATGGAGCAGGCTCTCTCTGCGGGCGCAACATGAGTTCGGAGAGCTCTTCGACGATCGGCAAGCAGCGCCAGTCGAACTATGCCTTGCTCGCCAAGACCAGCGAGGAGTTCATCCACCTGCTCACTGACAACCTGTCTGCTGCGCCTGAATACTTTGCCAAGGAAGTGGATCTCAACCGAAAAGGCGCCAGTTCTTTGTCCCGACTGCCGGCGCTGACGCCTCTCTCGGCTGAGGATGCTCTGCGGCTTCAAGAGATGGGGGCAGTCGTGGTGGACACCCGGCCGGTTACTCAGTTTGCTGCCGCGCATGTGCCGGGTTCCATTCACATTGCGCTGACGGGCCAATACGCTTCCTGGGCGGCGCGGATTCTGGGTTTGGGAACCACACTAATTCTTGTGGGAGAGGACCTGGAGCAGGTACGTGAGTCACAGCTTCGCCTCGCGCGTGTTGGTATTGAGACTGTGGTCGGATATTTGGAGGATGGCATAGCCGGTTGGGTGAGGAGCGGGAACACACTCGACTCGATTCCTCAGGTTGCGGCGAAGGATCTTGAAGAGTTGCTTCAGCAGATGCCGGAACAGATCACGGTGCTCGACGTGCGGGAATCAGCGGAAGCAGAAACTGGCTCGATTGAGAGCCCAATCCATATTCCGCTTGGAAAACTGCTGTCGCGGACAGAAAAACTGGACCCCGAAAAGCTGGTGGTGGTGTATTGCCGGAGCGGCTATCGAAGCTCGATTGCGACCAGTCTTCTGCGGCGGGTTGGGTTCCGTAAAATCGCCAACCTCATCGGAGGATTCGATGCGTGGAAAGCGGCTGGTCTTCCGTCCGCCATTCCCACCGGAGTTGGAGTGTAA
- a CDS encoding peroxiredoxin, whose product MKMKINDIAPDFEAATTQGPICFHEWLGNSWGVLFSHPKDFTPVCTTELGYLAGLQPEFEKRNCKIIGLSVDPVANHGKWAEDIEKSQGHAVNYPMIGDSDLNVAKLYNMLPAEAGDTCAGRTAANNATVRTVFVIGPDKKIKLMLSYPMTTGRNFDEVLRVLDSMQLTATHQVATPVNWKQGEDVIIVPAVSDEDARQKYPNGWTTVLPYLRVVAQPC is encoded by the coding sequence TTGAAAATGAAGATCAACGATATCGCACCGGACTTTGAGGCCGCAACCACCCAGGGGCCCATCTGTTTCCACGAATGGCTTGGCAATTCCTGGGGGGTGCTTTTCTCGCATCCGAAAGATTTCACCCCGGTATGCACCACCGAACTCGGCTATCTGGCAGGCCTGCAGCCTGAATTCGAAAAGCGCAACTGCAAAATCATCGGTCTTAGCGTCGATCCGGTGGCGAACCACGGTAAATGGGCAGAGGACATCGAGAAGTCCCAGGGGCACGCGGTGAACTACCCGATGATCGGCGATTCCGACCTGAATGTCGCCAAGCTCTACAACATGTTGCCTGCCGAGGCTGGAGACACGTGCGCAGGCCGCACCGCCGCAAACAACGCTACAGTCCGCACCGTATTTGTGATCGGCCCCGATAAGAAGATCAAGCTCATGCTGTCGTATCCCATGACGACGGGGCGTAACTTCGACGAGGTGCTGCGTGTGCTCGATTCCATGCAGTTGACCGCCACGCATCAGGTCGCAACGCCCGTGAACTGGAAGCAGGGCGAGGATGTGATCATCGTTCCCGCCGTCTCCGACGAAGACGCCAGGCAGAAATATCCCAATGGCTGGACGACAGTCCTGCCTTATCTGCGAGTCGTCGCGCAGCCTTGCTGA
- a CDS encoding winged helix-turn-helix domain-containing protein — translation MSDSANILRFESFELDTAAGELRRKGDRIKLAPQPFRVLELLVRRSGEIVTRTEIRERVWSDDTFVDFEQGLNFCIRQIREAVGDTAGTPRFIETLPRRGYRFLIPTETAMPAPPRTITRLIVLPFRILRPDPATDFLAFSLPDALTTSLSGLKSLVVRSSLAASRFSAAALDLKTIATEADVDLILTGTLLAAGDEIRIAAQLTDAASGTLMCSHSMQAPTGNIFRLQDEITECLVNTLELQLTATEQKTLRQDVPSNAKAYEYYLRANQFSNDSKQWGAARDLYQRCVEADPCYAPAWARLGRIYHVMAKFISSEIKAEQQRAESAFRQALDLNPDLGIAHKAYAQLEVDLGRAADAMKRLLVRARDAADPDLFAGLVSPLRYCGLLDASVAAHRRAVALEPKIRTSVQHTWFLQRDYERVAKSKIENDPYIVGISLGEEGRKQEAIRALLLLEEKSMTRMGNFARTARKLLEGDAAGSVSAAEAIVSSGFGDPEGLYYLTRHLVHLDQVDACFSLLERIIAGGFSCYPAMLRDPWLDPIRTFPQFSELLDRVKDRSHAAEIEFASLEGHRILQMKL, via the coding sequence ATGAGTGATTCCGCAAATATCCTGCGATTCGAGTCGTTTGAGCTGGACACGGCAGCTGGGGAGCTGCGGCGGAAGGGCGATCGCATCAAGCTCGCGCCCCAGCCATTTCGGGTACTTGAGCTGCTTGTCCGCCGTAGCGGCGAGATTGTTACTCGAACGGAAATCCGTGAACGTGTTTGGAGCGACGACACCTTCGTAGACTTCGAACAGGGCTTGAACTTCTGTATCCGGCAGATTCGCGAAGCCGTGGGCGACACCGCCGGCACGCCGCGTTTTATCGAAACTCTGCCGCGGCGCGGGTACAGGTTTCTCATACCCACGGAGACGGCGATGCCTGCCCCACCCAGAACAATCACCCGGCTCATCGTTCTGCCGTTCCGTATCCTCCGCCCCGATCCGGCGACAGATTTTCTCGCGTTCAGCCTGCCGGATGCATTGACGACCTCCCTCTCCGGGCTTAAGTCGCTTGTTGTACGATCAAGTCTTGCCGCTTCCCGCTTTTCCGCTGCCGCCCTGGATCTGAAGACCATCGCGACGGAAGCAGACGTGGATCTTATCCTGACTGGCACGCTGCTTGCCGCCGGAGACGAGATCCGAATTGCCGCGCAGCTTACCGACGCCGCCAGCGGAACCCTGATGTGCTCGCACTCCATGCAGGCGCCCACCGGCAATATCTTCCGGCTGCAGGATGAGATCACCGAGTGCCTCGTGAACACGCTCGAACTGCAGCTAACGGCAACTGAACAAAAAACGCTGCGACAGGACGTTCCCTCAAACGCCAAAGCATACGAGTACTATCTGCGCGCCAATCAGTTCAGCAACGACTCAAAACAGTGGGGCGCGGCGCGAGACCTGTACCAGCGATGTGTTGAGGCCGACCCTTGTTACGCTCCCGCATGGGCGCGCCTGGGGCGGATATACCACGTCATGGCGAAGTTCATCTCCTCTGAGATCAAAGCGGAGCAGCAGCGAGCGGAAAGTGCTTTCCGGCAGGCTCTCGATCTCAATCCCGATCTCGGCATCGCACACAAGGCTTATGCGCAATTGGAAGTCGACCTCGGCCGTGCCGCCGACGCCATGAAGCGCCTGCTCGTGCGTGCACGTGATGCGGCAGATCCAGACCTCTTCGCCGGTCTGGTAAGTCCGTTGCGCTATTGTGGCTTACTCGATGCCTCCGTGGCGGCACACCGCCGCGCTGTAGCTCTTGAGCCGAAGATCCGGACCAGCGTCCAGCACACATGGTTTCTGCAAAGAGACTATGAACGCGTCGCGAAATCGAAGATCGAAAATGACCCCTACATCGTGGGCATTTCGTTGGGTGAAGAGGGACGAAAACAAGAAGCGATCCGCGCGTTGTTGCTGCTGGAAGAAAAGAGCATGACGAGGATGGGCAACTTCGCGAGGACCGCACGCAAGTTGCTCGAGGGGGATGCGGCGGGAAGTGTTTCCGCGGCGGAAGCAATCGTTTCATCCGGGTTCGGAGACCCGGAAGGGCTCTACTATCTCACACGGCACCTTGTTCATCTGGATCAAGTCGACGCCTGCTTCAGCCTCCTTGAGCGCATCATTGCCGGCGGTTTCTCTTGCTATCCAGCTATGTTGCGCGATCCGTGGCTGGATCCGATTCGTACGTTTCCACAATTTTCCGAGCTGCTTGACAGGGTGAAAGACAGGAGCCATGCAGCCGAGATTGAGTTCGCATCGCTGGAGGGACATAGAATTTTGCAGATGAAATTGTGA
- a CDS encoding M20/M25/M40 family metallo-hydrolase yields MNSQTRDSFQIYREVPSTHMEKLRLRFIFVLFLGLGVSVPHATAADKANAAADSATSSYEAPQPDRETLNLDMYQRIREEGLYHSHIMEYASALTDGIGPRLTGSPNMAKANAWTRDQFTAMGCSNAHLESWGEFGMGWQQLNAWARMTAPDTAVFIAQAAPWSPATSGPVTGQAIWLDVKSEKDLDKYKGKLAGKIVLLGDMREIGNLDKPLLTRRDEQELNELQAYPLSDPEADFGKFLKDYMDRISLRGKIGKFAAEEHATAILVPSRDGARNGGSGGTIFDDSGEGLDWFAYRRDHIAPLPIMVTAIESYGRIYRLLKANVPVSIELNVDTKFFGDHEPGFDTVAEIPGTDPKLKDEVVMVGGHLDSWAAGTGATDNGAGTLVAMEAMRILNALGVKPRRTIRVALWSGEEEGLFGSVGYVKQHFGSFPLSNAPDQQELPDFVRKPSGPLTIKPEQKLISAYFNVDNGGGRLRGVYLQGNAAIAPIFAQWIAPLKDLGMTTLTLRSTGSTDHVSFDAVGIPGFQFIQDGLDYGSRTHHSNMDTYERLLPEDLKQAAVVEAIFVYNTAMRDQMLPRKPLPHPELEEKQNEPLPNVMPGAIASPAN; encoded by the coding sequence ATGAACTCGCAGACTCGCGATTCCTTCCAAATCTACAGAGAGGTTCCTTCAACGCACATGGAGAAGCTCAGACTCCGTTTTATCTTCGTACTCTTTCTCGGCCTTGGTGTTTCTGTTCCGCATGCAACTGCGGCAGACAAGGCCAACGCTGCTGCGGATTCCGCAACCAGTTCCTACGAGGCGCCGCAGCCAGATCGCGAAACCCTCAACCTCGATATGTATCAACGGATCCGTGAGGAAGGGCTGTACCACTCTCACATCATGGAGTACGCATCCGCATTGACCGACGGCATCGGCCCGCGTCTCACCGGTTCGCCGAACATGGCCAAGGCCAATGCTTGGACGCGCGATCAGTTCACGGCGATGGGCTGCTCCAATGCTCATCTGGAAAGCTGGGGTGAATTCGGAATGGGGTGGCAGCAGTTGAATGCCTGGGCGCGAATGACCGCACCCGACACCGCAGTTTTCATCGCACAGGCGGCTCCGTGGTCGCCAGCCACTTCCGGCCCCGTTACAGGGCAGGCGATCTGGCTTGACGTGAAGAGCGAAAAGGACCTCGATAAATACAAGGGCAAGCTCGCCGGAAAGATCGTTCTTCTGGGCGACATGCGCGAGATCGGCAACTTAGACAAACCGCTGCTCACTCGCCGCGACGAACAGGAACTCAACGAATTGCAGGCGTATCCACTCAGCGATCCCGAGGCCGACTTCGGCAAGTTTCTTAAGGATTACATGGATCGCATCTCGCTGCGCGGAAAGATCGGCAAGTTCGCCGCGGAGGAACATGCCACTGCCATCCTCGTACCCAGCCGCGACGGCGCGCGCAACGGCGGATCAGGCGGGACCATTTTTGATGACAGCGGCGAGGGCCTCGACTGGTTCGCTTACCGGCGCGATCACATTGCTCCGTTGCCGATCATGGTCACGGCGATTGAGAGTTACGGCCGCATCTACCGGCTCCTGAAGGCAAATGTGCCCGTGAGCATCGAACTGAATGTGGATACGAAGTTCTTTGGCGATCATGAGCCGGGATTCGACACCGTGGCTGAGATTCCGGGCACGGACCCGAAACTGAAGGATGAAGTGGTGATGGTAGGCGGCCACCTCGACTCGTGGGCTGCGGGCACCGGCGCAACCGACAACGGCGCTGGAACGCTGGTTGCCATGGAGGCTATGCGCATTCTCAATGCGCTGGGAGTCAAGCCACGCCGCACGATCCGAGTTGCTCTGTGGAGCGGCGAGGAGGAGGGACTGTTCGGCTCGGTTGGCTATGTTAAACAGCATTTCGGCTCTTTCCCACTGTCAAATGCGCCGGATCAACAGGAGTTGCCGGATTTCGTGCGTAAGCCGAGCGGCCCGCTGACGATCAAGCCGGAGCAGAAATTGATCTCTGCCTATTTCAACGTCGACAACGGCGGTGGTAGACTCCGCGGAGTCTACCTGCAGGGGAACGCCGCGATCGCACCCATCTTCGCGCAATGGATCGCGCCGCTCAAAGATCTGGGCATGACCACGCTGACGCTGCGGAGCACCGGCAGCACGGATCACGTTTCCTTCGACGCGGTTGGAATTCCCGGCTTCCAGTTTATCCAGGACGGATTGGATTACGGCTCTCGCACTCATCACTCCAACATGGATACGTATGAGCGCCTGCTGCCCGAGGACCTGAAGCAGGCTGCGGTCGTCGAGGCCATTTTTGTTTACAACACCGCAATGCGAGACCAGATGCTGCCGCGTAAGCCGCTCCCGCATCCCGAACTGGAAGAGAAGCAGAACGAGCCTCTGCCGAACGTGATGCCGGGGGCGATTGCATCTCCGGCTAACTGA